The sequence CTaagattaacaaaattaatatatattgaaatggtCAATAAAATCTCTGTCCCTTAGGGAGATTGGGAGAGGCAGAGCACCATGGAGAGCCCTCAAGTAGTAGAAAGGAAGTTGACCATACTAATTGTATAAGGTCACTAAAATCTCTTCTATATTCCACTAAATTGAATCACTCTGAGCTCTAAAAATTAGGCTTTTGATACCATATTAAGATATTATTTGCCTCAAAACTTTGAACTGTTAAGAAATGGACCAAACCACGAAGCTAGCTGATCTCTCACAAGAGAAAATTAACAGTatcttttattaaaattaaatacttaaGCTCTTGTAAATGGTCAGGTACTTGAAACTGGTTTCGTAATGGACTTGTGGGATTGAATTATTAACTTTGATCAAAGTCCGACAATTGAAATCAAATTAACTTACTAACTGTGGGTTCTAATATTGAAGTAACTACCATAAGTTTAGAATTGGAATTAATAactttattttgatttgatgctttttttttttttttggtaattaaaatttGTGTTAGTATGACCCCAATGATGAATGAGACATATATAGGACATATAGTATGTCAGTGTCACATGATTTCATCCACTCTCCCCATTactcaaatatatatgattaaccTTGAGTCCCCACTTTTACAAGTTCAGGATGGGTCAGAATTCAGACTCAGATCATAGATATGACTTTGCAGAATTTCGATGAGCTGCAATTTGTTACCTTTCTCTTTGGATGATTCCTGGTTAATTGGAACAAAACGAAAGCAAGTATAATAATGAATATGTTTTGAGACTGGTCACCGTTGGTTTTGGTTGTGCTTCATCCTTAACATGTTTGACATGCAAATTTTTTGAAGCATCAGAGGCCTTTTTGCACATCTTGTAGTAATGAACTAGGGCTTGTATTATGGGCCTACTTTATCTTAGGCATTCTTAGAACTATTTCCCAAGCCTAAtccattatatacatatatggaccAAAATTTGCACACCATATCCGAAGTGTCATTTCAAGATTTGAATTTGTGGATCAGTATTGTTAAAACTCGTACAAGTTTCATATAGAAATACGTTATGAAAGTTCTTAGATATTGGTGACTACAGAAAGGAGCACTGCTTAAAGTGTGGAATGCCagtaatattgtattttttttaattttgttaattcttTTTGGCAAATGAACGTTAacgtatatgtgtgtgtgtgtatatatatatatatatatttacgcaTCAATAAACTATTATATCTAATGAtacaatataacaaaatttattgaagACACTATGTACATAAACACCTCATAAATAATTTGCCCGTTATTAAAACAATATATCTATCCATTTTAGAAGCAACCAATAATGCATTTGGACATACAGCCTACTACTAACCACCAGGTTTTATATATACATCACAAAcaattttttgaccaatttgccTCAACAAATCATGCATCCGTAGTTTACTTTCAATTCAATAATTATCAACTTTAATTAACGACTTTCCAATGAGAACACTTATTTCTATTTTCATTGAGGAATTAACATCATTTAGTAAACTTTCTACATCACCCTATTAAAAGACACATTAATTAAATTGACATGCTATGTCAACAAATCTATTTTGGATCCTTTTATCTTCTCCCTCATAACTAGTTCTCAGCACATTGAAATTTTTGTCTTGATCCGGAAATATTTTCAAGTTATACAATACATTTTCCCAATCTTGTTTGTTTTTGGAGTAAAGAAAAGAACCCAAAACTTTAAGAGCTAATGGATTCCCATGTGTAAAACTCACAACCCTCTCTACAGTATTTTATCATCCATTGGAGGAGAATTTTGTCCAAAAGCATGCAAATGGAACAGCTTAAGAGATTCAGTGTGACTTTATCCTTCAACCTTGCAAATGTTTTTATCCGCAACTTTCTTTAGACCTTGCACATTTGTAGAAGTAACTATAATTCTACTTCCAGGAGCAAGTTGATCATATCTTTCAACTAAAGCTTCTAATTGATTTGAACTATCCACATCATCAAGAACCAAGAGTATCTTTTTACGGCGAAGTTTGTCAAAAATATACGGTGATGCTAAAAATGGGGTACCCATTGTTAGAGTAGCTTGATCAATATTTAATAACTCAGAAAGGAGCTTCTTTCTCAAATGGTTTAGTCGATGCCTTGCATACTCTTCCCTAACATTCAGAAGAAAAGACCAACCTTCAAACTGAGAATGTGATTAGTACTCTTGAGATACAACACTAGCAAGAGTGGTCTTACCAATACCTCTTGTGCCCCAAATACCTATAATACGAACATCCATTGAACTGATGGATAATAATGATTTGATTTCCATGATTTTTTTCTCAATACCAATGAAGCAGCCCTTGTAATGTTCATTTGAAGGTTTATATTTTGGCCACTTTAGTGATATGTCTTCAACAATTTCTTGAACCAGCTGGGGCTCAGGActacatgaaaaaaaataaaataaaaaaaatacaattgttAGAAGAATGGGAAAAACATATAACTTTAGGTATTTGGagtaacaaaaaacaaaatagagcaatattaattaatactttatttattcacttgctttattcaattttttgctctatatatatttattttggttcttACTGTTATTGCCTtaactaaaatgaaaaatagtgtctttcaaaaataaaatagaataaaaatagtattatttataCTGTTtggtaaaaaacaaattatgttttatgttatattgtttgtaaACAACGAGATACAAGTGAAATATTGCTACTatagttaatatataattaggaCATATTGAAATTAAAGTACCTGAAATTCTTTGAATCAAAGCCACATAGATTGGATGCTTCTGCTAAAGCATCTCTCCATTGTTGCACCTTTTCCATTCTGCCCTTAAAACGGTGTTTAAGTTGAGTAAATGCAACTCCATAGTTCCCATTTTGTTTACGTCACTACTAGAATTGCATTTGACTCCTAGGATCTCTCGGGTGGTCCCACCTAGTGAAAGCCCATTGGACAATTCCTAGATAATATCCAATGGAATCTtaccttaaaacgtggacaaccgAACACCAGCATTAACAATAACacctcaaaatataaatataaaaataaatccacaacagcataaaaTCTACAACCGGCCTATTGTACcgtaggccataactacactcATAAAtaatatggtctctactgagtccaatatttaaattagagcattctaagagtgttaacaaagtttagaagtacaaataataaataaacaatatccGGAAATATAAAGGTAAgctaaagaaaagataatattGCTACTATCGTGGAATGAATAAAGTGACAGGCTGTAcgcaaggtagactgctactagctgcctgggcctaggggaacgaatttaaaacaataaaatgtgagataaacaAATCTCGGTGAGTGGCATagcataatataaaaataatgaattatttccccaaaaatctttctctcaaaacctctcGTTCCACTAGTTGAAAGGttccccatttaaaaatcattttacaaaacccaaacttgtaccctaaattaatatcataaaattgatgctcaaaagtatCAAGTGCacgatcattataatattataaaatatcttaatcaagatataaatattgagtataatatataatgaatacagttccacaaaatatttatggaaatacagtaataatcacaatatttgaaaatcaacaatCTACTTAGaacgtatacaatgtaccatttgatgtaccaaactgtaaaccgtgggatacccCTACCTCATGATCCTTAATATCTGAAAGGTATCGTGGAAATAGTAAACCATCGGGAtctacccaacctcacggtccgtggcaataatatcctgtgggtcgagcccaacctcacggtactgtggcaataataataaaccgtcggataaacccaacctcacagtctgtggcaataatatcctgtgggtcgagcccaacctcacggtaccgtggcaataataataaaccgtcggataaatccgacctcacagtccgtggcaataatatcctatgGCCTGAGCCCAACCTCACGTTaccatgacaataataataaactatcgAATAAACCCAACCttacggtccgtggcaataatattgtaacaccctgtctcACAGTATATcggaatttctcaaatttgaccaaggttgaccgggtttgaccatcattgaccgagaaggggtcaaatgttgactttttgctcctgatggaatctcacattgactgaggtaccattacaaaATACACGTTGtcatgagtccatagactagtagcacgtaaaaaacggagctacggtttgaaagttatgggcaaaacaagttgaggtccaaactgtccaaggggtgccggagttgactttttattcatgcaaagttgagttttgactcatgcatagttgtgaagtactcattgatacgagttcatggtctccaattgtttaaattcgaagtggttcgcgagttatgaggaggtgaagttcggccggtgcttcccgggcaaatttcggccaccacggGCAGAATTGaggtcaatggaggccggtaatgtgatcctcattccataagcttcgattcggtatattactcatcaattttggttaacgtttgtgttaaacctcccggtaccgggtattatttacccgaataaaatattaatttatttgagatgtcaggacccgtccagaattcctctccggaaccctagacaagtcctgatcccagggaaataccaccgaaccttccaacggaaaatccggcagcacctcccttaaggataggacttaccaaaaattacctgcactgaaaacacacttctatattcacccccttattcctcccgcaaaaactacaatttgtttccacaattcacagcacttcacaacaataacagcagcccagtgcataaataaaacataagtgtccaaatagtatacagagctttatgaagtgctaatcaacagaaatacaacaaagatgaaagaagtaatacaactgaaatgaacgagtacaaaagtacttctcgaaacatgataacggcggagaattggttcgctccggaagaacgtctaccaccccttgcacctaaggaaacggaacttaaaaacgtgatatgctaatcatctcaatgagtaactctaactactgaacacttttaatgataataataataataatataacaaataagggaattgaattaataccaacaattaataaataaataataataatagttggaaataataatttccctcaaaattctcaccaatcactccgttagaaatgttccctttttaaaacgatttcacaaaacccgatagtcgtacttcccgaaaactaagggatcaaacatttgataaacaataaataaataaataccccagtatataattaaaatgtaataaattataataaataatttttgaacacctttggagtttgaaactttatctgaaaatttacacttgacgcaccagaccatataccggtgatgccctccgatacccagcgtcctgagcaccgactggcggggagattaaagagagaaacttgcaaacagcacttcggcgtcccgacagtaccgctgctgaaacagTCAtctcggccaaggaggggggcggctgtggccaataacaaacttgcctgcccacggtccaatggcaactcacgggagacataatacttgcgtgctaaaccacatatacatataccagaacaccaatactgtatgaatgcgtctaaaataattatttaatcaaccgtaccgtttttctaaattttactgtgggaaatataccaaaatttcacacttaccatcccacatatttttatttaacaaactggtacgaaacattgataacaaataaaccaaaattttctcgtaatacgaggttcaacaaataaataccgtgggcataattataaaattaaaccaccaatttaacaaatattttcataaaatatttaacccaactatgcccaagttaattttaaaaCCGCATACAATTTATTACAGAAAATACCTTACTCacgcataataattaaaattaaaccacaataaaatactaattaaatCGTACCAcgtgagcataattcaaataccaattaaacataattaattgcccaaaatatttttaaaggtgggtcactcaccttaagcgcgtatatcagctaagatcctccataggatcaactccactactcgcccgtgcacctaaaacatccacagtacaccaacaaaatatagtaatattttattcgggtaatttccaaatgggtacctgggaagcgaacacaaacgacatctaaaagttatgagttatataccgaatcgaagctcaagTGATGaagatcacagattcggtcttactttccgatgatcggacccgaggtggtcggaatctcgccggaaagctttcgggattcgactcctcagttctcccaaaccatcatgaattggtggaaaaggatgccggatttggattcaggaggtcggacacagtggacaaggacctgcggtgcaactgggtactcgccggaacagtaacttccggtgagccgccgcggtcactggcaaccgtcgccggcggcggcgcgtacggtggccattggctgagatttttggcggttttgtagatcgaggggagaggattccaacgagaccggcggtgaggcaaacggaggccggacggcggagaaatcggggtttgaagattttcggcccctcgccggaaaacgcttcgATCTCGGTGCATCGGAGGTCTGGTGGCTGTGAtatttggtgggtaggctggacttgaggaggtggtgaggggtggctggcgcgtgtggctaaAAATGGCCAGAAATAGGGCAAACGggggtggccggcggtggagggaaaaatcaccgccgagcttcgccgcctcgatccgggcgcgtccgacgACCAACGGCGGTGAAATTTTAGGGTTTCACtggaaatggggagaggcttccgtctggccggcgcgtgtaatgagaatcggccggaaaatttgtcggaatccggcggccggtcggtttctctctctctctctctctctcctctctcttccccaagatttttgtcaaataaaagccaccgtggtgacactgttcatccacgtggaccaatcaggtgatgacatgtggcattactgtgcacttaagccagatataataaaatattatggtatccgacgaacttcaaacgtccataactttttaaccagatgtccaatttaagcgtgccactagtttatgaactcgtatcgacgagtactttacaaccatacaagagtcaaaacaaaattacacaacaagaaaaagtcaactcccggcaccttttggactgtttgcacctcgacttgttttgcccataactttcaaaccgtagcttcgttttcgacgtgctactagtctacgaactcggggcatcatgcacttcgccacggtatcctggtcaggacggggtgttacatgagatgtgtaatattgttattctaggagtacgtgtgcatcgtggaattgatcccatggaggatcttggattaattgcgtgctccaggtaaGTAACCCACCTTCGGaattaattttgggagtcaaattaattatattgtgacattttaatatttgaatgtttttattttatgttaattgttagataaattgtgaattaaattttgatgcccatatttgaataaattgaaatatatgatttttgataagttatggaaatctagattttatgacaatttgatatttaaaggaattgtaaaggtaatattatttgatttattacggaatttatttgtgaaaatccaagtagcatttcctccctttttcctcttcatcttgtattgctttctTATGacattgtataaattttatatttatttgtataatgctctatatactggttggatacatatttattgaatcatatattgattccctgttattattttgaagtactGCAAATTTGTAGAGTTAAATTGTAgaaatgtgggaggaataaggggatgtatatagaagtatgttttaagtgcaggaaatttgtgataagtccaacccttaggggaggttctgccgaattttccattggagggtccggtagggtttccctgggatcaaggcttgtctagggttccggtgagg comes from Ziziphus jujuba cultivar Dongzao chromosome 6, ASM3175591v1 and encodes:
- the LOC107429752 gene encoding disease resistance protein RML1A-like, with the translated sequence MEKVQQWRDALAEASNLCGFDSKNFREEYARHRLNHLRKKLLSELLNIDQATLTMGTPFLASPYIFDKLRRKKILLVLDDVDSSNQLEALVERYDQLAPGSRIIVTSTNVQGLKKVADKNICKVEG